TTGTTTGGGATCGGCGGCGGCGGTAAATGCTTCTGCCGCCAGCATGGCGGAGGCGGTATGATGGCCGTGGCCGGCGCGGCTGTCGGCCGGGAAGCGGCAGATGATCACGTCCGGCTGGAATTTGCGGATCATCCATACCACGTCGCCCAGGATTTTTTTCTTGTCCCAGATAGTGAAGGTTTCAGCGGGATTTTTAGAGAAGCCGAAGTCCTGTGCCCGGGTAAAGAACTGTTCAGCACCATCGGTGCGACGGGCGGCCAGCAGCTCTTGCGTACGGATAAGCCCCAGCAGTTCGGACTGCTCGTTGCCTACCAGGTTCTGGCCACCATCACCACGGGTGAGGGACAGGTAACCGGTCCGGTACAGTTTTTCTTTGGCCAGGTAAGCCAGCAAACGGGTGTTTTCATCATCAGGATGGGCTGCCAGGTACAACACGCTGGCCAGCGTGTCCAGCTTTTTCAGTTGCAGCTTGATATCGGCAGCATTCCATACAGGCGACGGCTGTGCCATGGCAGGGACGCCGGCCGTTATCGCTATCAGTAAAGCCAGTGCAGTGCGGATTCTTAGAAACATGTAGTAAAACGTGATTTACAGGTCGCCAAAAATAGGAATAAATTTATGCGAAGGAAGGGATTATTGGTTGAACGGCGAATAAATAAAAAAGGTCCCGGTGTGTAACCGGGACCCTACAAGCAAAAACCAACCAGCTTGCAAAAACCAATTGTCAACAAAGGCGGTTTAGATTAGTTGTATCCTTCGTTTTGCTGGTGGCGTATATTCGGATTGGCATCCAGCTCCCTTTGAGGGATGGGTAAGATTATTTTTGGACCGGGCAGTGCCACGGTGATGGTTCTGTTACTAGCCAGGTATTTTACAAAGGGTGTCCCGGTGCGGGCGAGGTCAAAAAGCCGGTGTCCTTCAAAGGCAAGCTCTTTGCGCCTTTCCAGTGCGATGGCATCCAGCAGCGCTTTCCCGCCGGCTGTTACCGGTGCCGTTCCCGGATTGGCCCGCAATACGATATTGTTGAGCGCCTGCCGGGCATCTTCCTCCCTGCCAAGGCGGGCAAGGGCTTCCGCCCGGACCAGGTACAGCTCTGCAAGCCGCATCACTTTAATGCTTTCCGAAAAATTGGTGACGTCTTTATATTTCGTGATGATATTGGCAGGATTCTCCCCGCCGTTACCAGCCCGTTTATCTCTTTTCAAAAATCCCAGGCGGACATCCTTATCGTCATATATCCCTCTTACGTCGTCCGTGGCCAGTACGTCTCCGTAGCCTGCCTGGCTGAACATAAAGCTCAGTGCGTCCGTACTGCGGTTGTCAACCGGGGTATTGATGATTTCAAAGATCGTTTCGCTGTTGCCGGTCTGGTTAAAATCGCTCACTACCTTATCTGTAGCCAGCAGGCTGTATTTACTGCTGCTGATCACCTGGCTGGCGGCGGCTTCCGCACCTTCCCAGTCGCCTTTGTAAAGCAGCACCCTCGCAAGCAAGGCCCGTGCGCTGTACAGGTTGATCCGACCTGAGCTGAATGCGGTGTTCTTACTGTCGTTGAAAAGACGGATGGACTGGCTTAGGTCTTTGATGATCTGCACGTAGGTGTCTTTCACACTGCTGCGGGATGGCGACTGTACCACGTCCACATCTGTGGTGATGGCCAGTGGGATACCCATATGCATGGCGTCCGGCGTGTAGTTATATGCCTGGGCGTACAACCGGGCGATATCAAAGAACACCAGTCCGCGCACGGCGTAAGCTTCGGCCACAATCCCCACGGCTTCGGTGCTGTCTGCGGCAGATGGCGCCAGCAGCACTGAAGGGCCTTTTTGTATGATCATGTTGGCATTGGCTACCACGGCATACAGCTGGTTCCAGGTATCGGTGATGTACTGGTCGTTGGCCGTCACGATAAACTGGTCCAGATTACGGTACCTGTTACTGTTGAGAACACTGATGTATTCATTGTCACCCCGCAGGTCGGGCAACAGTAACATGGCGCGTCCGTAATAGTTTTCATTTTGCATCAGTGAATACACCCCGTTAATGGCGGCCCTGAGGCCTGCCAGGTCTTTAATGGCATGGCGTGTTTCCGTTGCTGCCGTTGGGTCCTGGTTAAGGAAATCCTTACCGCAACCGGTGATCAGTGCAGCTATCAGGACCCAGGCAATATGTTTATATCGTTGCAACATGCGTGGTTAAAAGTTAACGTCTACTCCTACAAGAAAGGTTTTGAAAATCGGTGGCCGTTGGTCATAATCGCCTGTCACAGGCACTTCCGGATCCATCGTCAATTGCCGGTCTTTTACGTACATCCAGAGGTTATTGCCCCTGAAATACACCCTTGCTTCGGTGAGCCCTGCTTTGGACAGCCATAGCTGAGGCAGGTTATAAGCCAGCAGCAGGTCTCTTAAGCGGATAAAGCTGCCGTCGTACAGAAAGCGGGAAGAGGCCTGGTTGCTGAGGCCTGTTTGGGTACCGCCAAATACCACTTTAGGAATATTGGTGATATCTCCCGGGTGCTGCCAGCGGTTTTCATAAATCCGCCGGGAGAGCTTGGAGGAAGCGCCAAAACCGCCGCTGCCGTCCGATTCCGTAAAAGAGCCCCAGTTATCGTACACTTTGTTGCCCCAGTTATAGAAGAACTGAAAGCTGAGCTCAAAACCTTTGTAGCTGAAGTGGTTGGTAATGCCTCCATAAAATTTAGGGAGCGCACTGCCCTGATTGAACCGCTGTGCTTCGCCGTATACTTTGGTCGTTGCTGTTTTATCTGCGTTGGTATACCACAGTGCTTCACCTGTCTGCGGATCTGCGCCGGCATATCCCACGAGATAAAACTGATAGAAATCACCGCCGACTTCCCGTTTGTAGATACTCGTCATCGGGTTGTCCAGTCTTGTGATCGTATTCTTTAAGGTAGAGAAGTTAAAGTCCGTGCGCCATGAAAAAGATTCCGGGCGTGTGGGCAGTACGTTACGCGAGCTGAGAGACACTTCCCAGCCACTGTTGCGCATTTCGCCATTATTGCGGAATACTGTCGTGATCCCGTTGGTGGATGATACCGGTACGTTCAGTAACAGGCGGGAGGTTACCCGGTTGTAATATTCAACGGTACCGGATATACGATTTTTCAGTACGGAGAAATCGATACCTGCGTTGAAGGGTTTGTTCTGTTCCCATGTAAGATAGGGATTGGGGTATTGTCCTAACACATACCCCGGTTTCCCATCATAATCATTAGCCGGATTGTACAGCGACAAAGAGGCATAGTTGTCAATTGCCTGGTTTCCGTTGCTGCCGTAGCTAGCACGTAATTTTAATTCATTGATGCCGGGAATATCATGCATGAAGCCTTCTTTATAGATATTCCAGGCTACGCCGACAGACCAGAAATTGGCGCCGCGTTTCTGTGCGCCAAACCGGGAAGAGGCATCCCGTCTGATGGAGCCGGAGAGATAATATTTTTGCTGATAGTCATATCCTGCGTTAAGGAATACGCCTGTCAGGGAATTAGCAGCATTGACCGAACTAATGAATTCGGGCCTGGAGGCGTCAGCGAGTTCGCTTTTGCCGGGCAGGAAATTGGTGGCAGAAGCGTTGTTACCGGTATTCCGGGTGCGCTGTGCTTCAAATCCTGCGAAAGTATTAATGCCGTGTTGGCCCCAGCGGCGCTGGTACCGCAGAATGCTGGTGGACACCCAGTTATTCCACAGATTGTTGTTGACATAAGCCCTGCCATTGGTATTTCTGCCATCACCGAAGTTAGGCGGGTAGAAAGAGTTGCTGCGGGCGTAGTTAAGATCGAGGCTTATTTTGGATTCGAGCGACAGGCCGTCGATGATGACGTATTTGGCGCCTGCGCCGGCCAGCAGCCCATAGATAGCACCGGTCCGGGTTACTTCGTTGAGTACCGCCACCGGGTTGAAACTGGTATTGTAACTAAAATCATAAGAGCCATCAGGGTTGTAGACCCTCAGCCACGGCTGTATACGGGCGAATGACCGTACCGGGTTGGCGAGCAGTCCCACATCTCCTACTGCATTGGCTTTCTGATAGGCCAACGACAGGTTGACGTTAAAGGAGAGCCGGTCTGTAGCCTGATTGCTGAGATTGAGTTTTCCGGTCATCCGCTGATAGTCTACGCCGCGAAGCGCAGATTTGGAATCATAATAACCACCGGACACATAAAAGCGGGTTTTGTCCGTACCGCCGGCAGCGGAGAGATTAGCCTGTGTGTAGCTGCCGGAACGTGTCAATAAATTCATCCAGTTGGTATTGACGGTAGTGTCTATGCCGCGGGCCTGTAATTCGCGTATAAAGCCGGCCTCGCCACTGCCGTCATTTTTATTGTACCATCCTTCGCGCAGCAATTCAATCATCTCATGGGTATTGAGCGGATAGTTGCCTTTGGGGATGGTGAGGGTATTGACGCCCTGTTGTGCGCTGACGCTGATCCGTGTGCGTCCGGGCCGGCCGGTTTTGGTGGTGATCAGTATCACCCCGTTGGCAGCGCGGGAGCCGTAGATAGAGGCTGCGGCAGCATCTTTCAGCACGGAGATGGAGGCGATATCAGCGCTGTTGATACCGGCTAGTGAATTCACATTAAAGTCGGTGAGGTCATCTGTCACTACCGGTACACCGTCCACTACATAGAGCGGGGTGCTGCCGGCAGTGATAGAGCCTATACCACGGATACGGATACTGGGTACCGATCCGGGTTGGCCGGAACCATTCGTAGATTGAAGTCCCGGGACATTTCCTTGTAAACTTTCCTGGAAGCTGCTACGGGGGGCCTTGTCATACAACGCCGAGTTAACCATAACAGCTGAACCTGTCAAAGAACCTTTTGTTTGAACGCCATAGGCCACTACCACTACTTCATTCAGTCCTCTGGCGTCGTCCTTCAGGACGATATTCAACGTCGATCTGTTACTGATCGCTACTTTCTGTTCCTCGTATCCGATAAACGAGCAAACCAGTGTGCCCGTTGGAGGGGCCATCATCCGGAACTGCCCGTCAGTGCCGGTGGTTGCGCCTTTATTGACGCCGGCAATCCGGATGCTTACCCCTGGCAGCGCGTGACCACTGATGTCGGTCACCTGACCACTGACGATGATATCCGGGATAGCTGCCTGTGCACCGGGTACGATGGCAATAAGGCCATCGGTCAGCGGTTTGTAAGTGAGCCCGGTTCCCTGCAATATATGCCGGAGGGCTTCCTCTGCTGGTTCCTCTTTCAAGTCGATTGTAACCCGGATGTGCGCGGGTATCAGATCGTTGCGATATACGAAACGATAGTTACTTTTTTTCTCAATCAACTTTAACAGGCGTGTCAGTGGCATCTGGTCTGCCTTCACCGATATTCGTTCACTTTGCCCGAACACGTGACCTGTTATATGTAGAGAGGTAATCAGAATAATAAGGGACACCAGTTTCATTAGCAGTACAACATTTTCCTTATGTATGTGCAAAAGGATGACAAAATGTATGTTTTTTTTGCATACATTTAGGTTGTTAAAGGTCAATAAAACGACGACAGTACTACATTGCCAAGTGAAGCTAACTGCCGTTTGACTTGAACAAAAGGGTAAATGTTTGCAGCATTTGCCCTTTTTTATGCCAATGGTATCTTTTCTTTTTTGCCGAACATAAACGTGCTACTGGTTGATAAATACCTCGTTGCCTTTTACCTCGCAACGGAAAGATGATGTAACCTTCAGCGCCTCCAAAATCTGAGGCAGTGATTCATTTTTGAAAGTACCGGTAAACCGGTACGCCTTCAGCTTCTTATCCGTCAGATAAACCTTCACACCAAACCAGCGTTCCATTTTCAGTGCTACGGAGCCAAAATTTTCATTGTCGAAAACCAGCACATTATCACACCAGGCAGTTTCATTGATCAGGTCGTCCTGCCCGTTCGCCTTCACTTGTTCCATGCTGTAACCCAGTGTAGGTCTGGCATTGCCGTCCTGTGTATGTCTGATAATAAATTTCTGGTTGGGCTGCAGTTGTACCCTGTGTTGCTGGTCATCTGCCGGCACTACTTCCACTGATCCGGAGATCAGGGACGTTTCTGTTTGTTCTTCGTTGGGATACGCTTTGATATTAAAAGCAGTGCCCAATACATTGACTGCCATGCGGCTGGTCTTCACCACGAACGGGTTTTCCGCATCCCTGGCCACTTTAAAGAAGGCTTCTCCGGAGAGGAACACTTCCCGCTTTTGTTGCGTGTTCATATCACGCTGGTAGGTTATGCGGCTACCACCGTTGAGCCATACCTCTGTGCCGTCCGGCAGGGTGGCACGGGAACGGGAACCGTTCCGGGTCTGGATCTCGGCTATTTCCGCCGGCACTTTATGGGTAGTTTTGCTGCTCAGGAGGAAAACACAATACCCTGCCAGTACCACGACCAATGTGGACAAAGCCACCAATACCCCTGCCCTGCTTTTCCGGTGACGGGTAATGCCCTCCGCCAGCAATTCCGTGGCCGCCAGGTCATCGCCAAGCCGGACCATGTGTTTCTCCAGGGCCAGTTCTGTTTTCTCCGTCCATCCCGGCGCAGCTACCGGTACAGGCAAATTGCCGAGCACCGACACCTGGTACCGCATCTCCGGATATTGCACCAACAACTCCTCCAGTTCGCGCAATTCAGCCATAGTGGCCTCGCCCGATACCTTTCTTCCCAGCAATAACCAAATTCTTTCCTGTTCCATGTCGTTGTTACAAAGCATGATTGTAATAAAAGGACATGCAGATTTCCAAAATCTACTATTCCCTCACTAAATTTTTTTTTACTTTTTTTTAACGGGAGAAATGAAGGTGTATCACCTCGCTGATTTTTTTCAATGCCTGCGCCATGTGCACATCAATGGTGTTCACTGAGATATCCAGTATCTGGGCCACTTCCTTGTATTTCAGGCCGTCTTCCCGGATCAGTTTAAAGATCATTTTCCTTTTAGGTGGGAGTTGATTGATGGCCGACTCAATCTTTTTGATCATTTCGCCGGATATAAATATTTGTTCCGGTGTGGCATAACCGGCGCTGACGTCCACCTCCAGTTCATCGAGGCTGAAATGTTGTGTTCTGGATGCGCGGTTCAGATAGTTCAGCGCGATATTTTTAGCAGAGACGTACAGGTATACTCTAATGTTCTGCACCTGCAGCAGCCTTTCCCTGTTTCTCCAGATATTCAGGAACACATCGGAGGCAACTTCTTCTGCCGACTCCCATGATTTAACAATGGAGAAGGCAAACTGGCTGAGTGGTTTATAGAATAAACGAAATAAGGCCTTATAGGCCTGTTCGTCGCCCAGCGACGCAATGCGCTCCACCAGCAGTTGTATATTCGCTTCCTCCCTCAATTGGATGGCCGGTTATTTTCAGGTTGATTGAGATGCAATGGCTAAAGATAATCAGGAATTGTGAAAATCCGCTTATTTTTTGAACATAAAGTACACGGCGCCGATCAGAAAGACAAAAGAGACAAGGTAGTTCCAGCGAAGCGGTTCTTTCAGAAAGAACACGGCGAAAACGCTGAAAACAGTGAGGGTGATCACTTCCTGTATTGTCTTCAGCTGAAAGCCGTTGAACCCTTCCTGGGCTCCATAGCGGTTGGCCGGCACCATGAAACAGTATTCAAAAAAAGCGATGCCCCAACTGATCAGGATCACCTTCCACAGAGCCGTGTCCTGATGTTTAAGATGCCCGTACCAGGCGAAAGTCATAAAAGTATTGGAAACAAGTAGCAGGATAACCGTGCGCATAAATGAGTGATTATTGTTTTATGTCTTCTATAATGGAACCAGGAGTGATCATTGGTAAGATGGCATGATGCAGGAAAGTTCCTCTGAAAGTGGCAAACATCACCCCCCTTGCCGTTGAAAGCGCTGTACTGTGAAGGACTTCCACAAGATCGTCCGGCATGTCCGGCTGACCGGCGGCATTGAGCCGTACCACATCCGCAAAGTTGCTCATGGTGAAGGTACAATTGAGGGCAAGGCTTCCCAGTTGCCGGGTAATGTTTTCGTTGTGCACACCGATTTTTACGGTTACCAGTACCTGGCTTTTCTCATCATCTGCTTTGCTGGTGATATGGATATCAAAATGAAAGTTCTCAAACGGGGGATGGTCCCCTGGATAATGCAGGGAACTGTCCAGCAGGTCTATGGCCAGAAGGACGAGGTGTTGCGGCCCTGCTTTTGCCGGTGATGATCGTTTAGTCATGAGCGTAAATTGGCAATAAATTCGGATTTGGATATAGCAGTTCCTTCGTTACGGGCAGCTATGGGTATCTTGTATCTGGTCCCACAGGTATTTCCTGAACCGGAACTACGCGGCTGCAAATCCTGCATCGGCAACAACAAGGCTTGTCAGCGCACGTTTGTGGCCGGCGAAAATGAAGCATGGTTTTCTGGAATATTTCCGGAGCTGACTGTTAGCCTTACATCCCTCACGGTCCGCGGTGGCGCGGGCGTAAAGAATGTCACGACCGGCACTTCCAGCGCGATGGCTATTTCAGACAGCGTATCAATGGTAAAATTATGTGTTCCGCTTAACCAGCGGGAAATTTCAGAGGGGTTTTTGCCCATCCGGGCGGCCAGTTCCTTGTTGGACATACGTTTGCCGTCCATGACTGCGGCAATGCGGCCGGCCAGCACAAAACGTGTTTCCACCTGCAGGCTTTCCAGCGGTGTGATGCTGGCCATCACATCGGCAATAATTTTACTACTGTATTTCCTGGCGCCCTGATGTCTGTTTTCCATCTGATCTATATATTAAGTTTCCCCATAGCCGGGCTTCCTGCTCCGACCAATAAATATCCCCTGTCCGGATTTTATGGCTGATGTCGCGGGCAATCCAGGTCAACAGCTTTTCAGGGATGACCACTCCGCTTCTTCTTCCTGTTCTTGGCGTACCACCACCAATGATCAGTGCCGCCGTTCCCACCCGGTAACAATACAGCCGGAGCTTTTTCTCCGGATGGTCAAACAAAGCACAGACCCCGTCGGCAGGCCTGCCCCGTTTTACTTTAAAAAACCTGTTATGCATGCCGTAGCGGTTGCCAATATAAGAAAGATACTGGGTAATGCTTCTTATTTCTGTGGCATGCTCGCGTACATGCGCTTTAACAAAATGATCGAACAACGTCAGATTGTCGTCAGCTATCATTACAGAATAGATACCGGCCCGCTTGCCGGAGAACTGCTGCAGTTCAATAATTTCGTAATTCACGTAGATCAGTTGGGTTTAACGATGTCAGATAATGGTTGATATGGTGACAATTATTTACCTAAATAACTTAAAACACAATTTTATCCATCCGGCCCAACTCCGAAGTTTTGAAGAAAGAGCCGTTTCCGGCTCTTTTTCTGGGGCTTTAACAAACGACATGGATAAAATAAAAAATTCACTCAAATACAAATACAGGATCAAATGTAGGAAAGTTTTTCAAACTGAAAAAATATTTATTGATTTATAAATCATTTTTTAAGTTTTAATATATCAATTTCTATCAGTTAATATACTTATAACGCAATAATATCTTAAAAAGCCCTCACTTATGGGCATAAAAAAAGGGGGGCCGAAAAAGCTCCCCTGAGATCAAACCAAAATGGGTTTCCATTTTAGGATGCTATTGAATTGTTGGATGCTATACGATTTTATTGTTCCAGCTTGATTTCGCCAAGATCGGTAGCTTTACCATTTTCCACTTTTACATCCTTGATAACTGCGCTTTTGTAAGGCGATTTACCAACGATGGTGATGGTGTAAGTACCAGCTTTGGCAGCCGGAATTGCGAAAGCGCCTTGTGAAACGGCACCTTTCAGTTTTTCACTGCCGTTGTCCGCTTCTACTTCAGCAGCGCCGTCGGCAGGTGTAACTTTACCGCTGATGGAACCGCCATCTACAGTACGGAGAGAATCCATACCTTTTACGGAATCCATACGCAGGGAATCGTTACGGAAGAGTGAGTCCATTCTGGACACAGAATCAACACGGGAGAAGGAATCAACACGGGAGAAAGAATCTACGCGGGCAAAGGAATCAATGCGGGCGACAGAATCAATACCGGCAATAGAATCAATGCTGGCAATGGAATCCAGTCCCATCAGCGAATCCACCCCGATAGACAGGGAATCAAAACGCGCCACTGAGTCAACAGACATCAGTGAGTCCATCTTAACTGAAGCACTATCCAAAGACCTAACAGTCGTTGCATCAGCACTTTTAAACGAAGACATCCCTACTACCATTGCAGCTAAAGCGAGCATTCCTGTGATTGTTTTTTTCATGGCATTCAATTTTTTGTATGGTTAAAATAATGATGACAACCGTATAACCAGTTGATTGTGCATGATTTTTGTATTGTTGCACAGATCCTTTAACCGGCTGTATACTAACAATACATTCGACAATGCACTTACCATTAGTGAAAGAAATGTTAAAGACAAAAAATTCAATAAATACTGAATGCGAAGTGATTAAAATTTATCTTCGCACTGGCGGAAACAAAAGATCAAAGCATGTTGCAACTAAGTAACGACGAAATAGTAAAGGGCATCAGAAGCAGGAATAAAGTGGTGTTTGAAGCTGTCTTCAAACAGTTCGCTCCTTCTATGTATAATATTGCCTTTCGCTATGTAAAAGATGAAGATGATGCCAACGATATGGTGCAGGATGTATTCCTCAATTTGTGGAAAGGTGCGGAAAACCTGGATGAGAGGGCCCCTATTAATCATTACCTCGCCCGCGCCACCGTTAACACCTGTCTGAACCGCATCAAAAAAGAACAACGGAAAGAAGTATATGCAAAGGAGCAGTTACTGACAGCCTCTCCTGCCGAGACGTCCCATTCGAAGCTGGAGCATAAGGAGCTGGAAGCCCAGTACCGGTCGGCCCTCGACAAGCTGCCGGAACAATGTCGCCGCGTGTTTGAGATGAGCCGCCTCAAAGGCCTGTCTCCCGCGGAAATAGCGGAACAACTGAACATCTCCATTAATACTGTATATGCGCACCTGACAACCGCATTAAAAAAACTGCGGGTGGTTTTAATTAATAAGGAATAAAACAACCAGAATTTTTTTTCTTTACCACTAGTGGTAACCCATTTTCCGATTGTATAGTTAATAAGTAGCCATGAATAAGAAAACTGATATAGATATAGTGATCCGTTACCTGGAAGATCCGGACAACGAGCAGCATAAACAGCAGCTCAATGACTGGATTCAACAGGACACCGCTAATCTGGATATTTTTCTGGATATGAAAGCGATGTGGCAGGGAGATCCTCTTCCGGCAGCATCCGCCTTCGACACCCAGAACCAGTGGCTACAACTAAATGCAACCCTGGAAACCCTGCCATCCGCCACCATCAGCGCTCCTGCCGCTACCACAGCCTCCCGCAATACCCGCGTCTTTCAGATGAAAGCCCGCTACTGGTGGGCAGCTGCGGCCGTGCTCGCGATTGGCCTTACCTGGACCTGGCTGGGACCCGGCAGCTATAAAACCATTACCACCGCTCAAAACCTCGATAGCCTCCACCTTCCGGACGGCTCTATGGTATATATTAATGCACACAGCACCGTACGTTACTCCCGCACTTTTGGTAAAGACAACCGTCATATCAAAATAGACAAGGGCGAAGCCTTCTTTGACGTCGTGAAAAATGATGCCCTCCCCTTCACTGTAGACGCCCCCGATGTGGAAGTTGAAGTGCTGGGCACCGCTTTCAACGTGAAAGCAGCCAAAGCCGGCGTAAAAGTATTTGTTCAGTCCGGGAAAGTAAGTGCCGCCTATAAAAGCAATGGCTCCGGGAAAAAAGTGATCCTGACCCCAGGCCAGGAAGCCTCCCTTGCCCGCCACGGCAACACGATCGATACCCGTTTTTATAAGAAAAACAATAACATTCTCGCCTGGAAAACAAGATGCCTGACCTTCGATGACGCTCCGCTCAACGAAGTAGCAGCCGCCTTGTCCGATTTCTATAACGTACAGGTAAATATCAGCAACCAGCAACTGAATGACAAAAAACTGCTGGCCACCTTCCCCAATATGCCGCTGGAGGAAGTACTGGACATCATGCGGAAAACACTTCAAATCAACATCACCTATAAAGACAATCTGGTAGAAATCTACTAACCGGCGCCCGACCCTCTTTGCTTATGCAGCATGCTATGCTACAGGCGCCGCGCTCTCATACCAGGTCCAGGTGCGTGCCTGTTTTCTTTTTTTGCTTTGTTATCCTGGTATTTGCCGGCTCCCTGGCTGCCGCTCAAACCCCTGATGCCCAACCCAAGCGAATTTCCCTGCAATATGTGAACGTCAGCCTGAAAACTGTTATCCGGGACATCGAAAAACAAACCCGTTACACTTTCGCTATTTCCACCGACGAACTTGAAACCCGCAAAGGCGTCAGCA
This window of the Chitinophaga varians genome carries:
- a CDS encoding RagB/SusD family nutrient uptake outer membrane protein, which gives rise to MLQRYKHIAWVLIAALITGCGKDFLNQDPTAATETRHAIKDLAGLRAAINGVYSLMQNENYYGRAMLLLPDLRGDNEYISVLNSNRYRNLDQFIVTANDQYITDTWNQLYAVVANANMIIQKGPSVLLAPSAADSTEAVGIVAEAYAVRGLVFFDIARLYAQAYNYTPDAMHMGIPLAITTDVDVVQSPSRSSVKDTYVQIIKDLSQSIRLFNDSKNTAFSSGRINLYSARALLARVLLYKGDWEGAEAAASQVISSSKYSLLATDKVVSDFNQTGNSETIFEIINTPVDNRSTDALSFMFSQAGYGDVLATDDVRGIYDDKDVRLGFLKRDKRAGNGGENPANIITKYKDVTNFSESIKVMRLAELYLVRAEALARLGREEDARQALNNIVLRANPGTAPVTAGGKALLDAIALERRKELAFEGHRLFDLARTGTPFVKYLASNRTITVALPGPKIILPIPQRELDANPNIRHQQNEGYN
- a CDS encoding SusC/RagA family TonB-linked outer membrane protein: MKLVSLIILITSLHITGHVFGQSERISVKADQMPLTRLLKLIEKKSNYRFVYRNDLIPAHIRVTIDLKEEPAEEALRHILQGTGLTYKPLTDGLIAIVPGAQAAIPDIIVSGQVTDISGHALPGVSIRIAGVNKGATTGTDGQFRMMAPPTGTLVCSFIGYEEQKVAISNRSTLNIVLKDDARGLNEVVVVAYGVQTKGSLTGSAVMVNSALYDKAPRSSFQESLQGNVPGLQSTNGSGQPGSVPSIRIRGIGSITAGSTPLYVVDGVPVVTDDLTDFNVNSLAGINSADIASISVLKDAAAASIYGSRAANGVILITTKTGRPGRTRISVSAQQGVNTLTIPKGNYPLNTHEMIELLREGWYNKNDGSGEAGFIRELQARGIDTTVNTNWMNLLTRSGSYTQANLSAAGGTDKTRFYVSGGYYDSKSALRGVDYQRMTGKLNLSNQATDRLSFNVNLSLAYQKANAVGDVGLLANPVRSFARIQPWLRVYNPDGSYDFSYNTSFNPVAVLNEVTRTGAIYGLLAGAGAKYVIIDGLSLESKISLDLNYARSNSFYPPNFGDGRNTNGRAYVNNNLWNNWVSTSILRYQRRWGQHGINTFAGFEAQRTRNTGNNASATNFLPGKSELADASRPEFISSVNAANSLTGVFLNAGYDYQQKYYLSGSIRRDASSRFGAQKRGANFWSVGVAWNIYKEGFMHDIPGINELKLRASYGSNGNQAIDNYASLSLYNPANDYDGKPGYVLGQYPNPYLTWEQNKPFNAGIDFSVLKNRISGTVEYYNRVTSRLLLNVPVSSTNGITTVFRNNGEMRNSGWEVSLSSRNVLPTRPESFSWRTDFNFSTLKNTITRLDNPMTSIYKREVGGDFYQFYLVGYAGADPQTGEALWYTNADKTATTKVYGEAQRFNQGSALPKFYGGITNHFSYKGFELSFQFFYNWGNKVYDNWGSFTESDGSGGFGASSKLSRRIYENRWQHPGDITNIPKVVFGGTQTGLSNQASSRFLYDGSFIRLRDLLLAYNLPQLWLSKAGLTEARVYFRGNNLWMYVKDRQLTMDPEVPVTGDYDQRPPIFKTFLVGVDVNF
- a CDS encoding FecR family protein; translation: MLCNNDMEQERIWLLLGRKVSGEATMAELRELEELLVQYPEMRYQVSVLGNLPVPVAAPGWTEKTELALEKHMVRLGDDLAATELLAEGITRHRKSRAGVLVALSTLVVVLAGYCVFLLSSKTTHKVPAEIAEIQTRNGSRSRATLPDGTEVWLNGGSRITYQRDMNTQQKREVFLSGEAFFKVARDAENPFVVKTSRMAVNVLGTAFNIKAYPNEEQTETSLISGSVEVVPADDQQHRVQLQPNQKFIIRHTQDGNARPTLGYSMEQVKANGQDDLINETAWCDNVLVFDNENFGSVALKMERWFGVKVYLTDKKLKAYRFTGTFKNESLPQILEALKVTSSFRCEVKGNEVFINQ
- a CDS encoding RNA polymerase sigma factor gives rise to the protein MREEANIQLLVERIASLGDEQAYKALFRLFYKPLSQFAFSIVKSWESAEEVASDVFLNIWRNRERLLQVQNIRVYLYVSAKNIALNYLNRASRTQHFSLDELEVDVSAGYATPEQIFISGEMIKKIESAINQLPPKRKMIFKLIREDGLKYKEVAQILDISVNTIDVHMAQALKKISEVIHLHFSR
- a CDS encoding DMT family protein encodes the protein MRTVILLLVSNTFMTFAWYGHLKHQDTALWKVILISWGIAFFEYCFMVPANRYGAQEGFNGFQLKTIQEVITLTVFSVFAVFFLKEPLRWNYLVSFVFLIGAVYFMFKK
- a CDS encoding helix-turn-helix domain-containing protein gives rise to the protein MENRHQGARKYSSKIIADVMASITPLESLQVETRFVLAGRIAAVMDGKRMSNKELAARMGKNPSEISRWLSGTHNFTIDTLSEIAIALEVPVVTFFTPAPPRTVRDVRLTVSSGNIPENHASFSPATNVR
- a CDS encoding carboxypeptidase-like regulatory domain-containing protein gives rise to the protein MKKTITGMLALAAMVVGMSSFKSADATTVRSLDSASVKMDSLMSVDSVARFDSLSIGVDSLMGLDSIASIDSIAGIDSVARIDSFARVDSFSRVDSFSRVDSVSRMDSLFRNDSLRMDSVKGMDSLRTVDGGSISGKVTPADGAAEVEADNGSEKLKGAVSQGAFAIPAAKAGTYTITIVGKSPYKSAVIKDVKVENGKATDLGEIKLEQ
- a CDS encoding RNA polymerase sigma-70 factor, with protein sequence MLQLSNDEIVKGIRSRNKVVFEAVFKQFAPSMYNIAFRYVKDEDDANDMVQDVFLNLWKGAENLDERAPINHYLARATVNTCLNRIKKEQRKEVYAKEQLLTASPAETSHSKLEHKELEAQYRSALDKLPEQCRRVFEMSRLKGLSPAEIAEQLNISINTVYAHLTTALKKLRVVLINKE
- a CDS encoding FecR domain-containing protein: MNKKTDIDIVIRYLEDPDNEQHKQQLNDWIQQDTANLDIFLDMKAMWQGDPLPAASAFDTQNQWLQLNATLETLPSATISAPAATTASRNTRVFQMKARYWWAAAAVLAIGLTWTWLGPGSYKTITTAQNLDSLHLPDGSMVYINAHSTVRYSRTFGKDNRHIKIDKGEAFFDVVKNDALPFTVDAPDVEVEVLGTAFNVKAAKAGVKVFVQSGKVSAAYKSNGSGKKVILTPGQEASLARHGNTIDTRFYKKNNNILAWKTRCLTFDDAPLNEVAAALSDFYNVQVNISNQQLNDKKLLATFPNMPLEEVLDIMRKTLQINITYKDNLVEIY